The following proteins are encoded in a genomic region of Populus nigra chromosome 16, ddPopNigr1.1, whole genome shotgun sequence:
- the LOC133676060 gene encoding uncharacterized protein LOC133676060 produces the protein MGENEGAEKKEKHEKGNDEKEEKGEEKTKDRKKKDKESKDKEDKEDGEKGKKNKNPEDKKDPAKLRAKLQKLDAKMEALSEKREDILKLLQEVEINVTEASGEAV, from the coding sequence atgGGAGAGAATGAAGGAgcagagaaaaaagagaagcatGAAAAGGGTAACGacgagaaagaagagaagggagAGGAGAAAACCAAAGACAGGAAGAAGAAAGACAAGGAAAGTAAAGATAAAGAGGATAAAGAAGATGGTGAGAAGGGGAAGAAGAACAAGAACCCTGAAGATAAGAAGGACCCTGCGAAGCTAAGGGCCAAGCTACAGAAGCTCGACGCCAAGATGGAGGCACTGTCCGAAAAAAGGGAGGATATTCTTAAACTTCTTCAAGAAGTTGAAATCAATGTCACAGAAGCAAGTGGAGAGGCCGTCTAG
- the LOC133676359 gene encoding 17.9 kDa class I heat shock protein-like — protein MANNGGMRSGGIADRTPSRSHVVEEWVPSSAWTEDSNGHYLLVDLPDFKKEEVKLQVDNSGQIVVSGERLVNNNSKVIHFEQKFKLPENSDTDKITGKFDGEILYVTVPKQEETSVEPEYQNTATATATATASENHRRLEEKGSMDSYRLFSRKYWRQEDEATPLEKALEMIKKNKGILLTAVLAFSLGIIVTRHKLEFGGE, from the exons ATGGCAAATAATGGAGGAATGAGATCAGGAGGGATTGCAGACCGGACACCGTCGCGTAGCCACGTTGTTGAAGAGTGGGTGCCTTCTTCGGCTTGGACGGAGGACTCCAATGGCCATTATCTTCTTGTCGATCTTCCTG attttaaaaaggAAGAAGTGAAGCTTCAAGTTGATAACTCTGGGCAGATAGTGGTGAGCGGAGAGAGGCTTGTGAACAACAACAGCAAAGTAATACATTTCGAGCAAAAATTTAAGCTTCCAGAGAACTCAGATACTGATAAGATCACTGGAAAATTTGATGGTGAGATTCTGTACGTAACTGTTCCAAAGCAAGAAGAAACGTCCGTAGAGCCTGAATATCAAAacaccgccaccgccaccgccaccgccaccgccagTGAAAATCACAGAAGGTTAGAAGAGAAGGGAAGCATGGATAGTTACAGACTTTTTTCAAGGAAATATTGGCGACAGGAGGATGAGGCTACACCATTAGAGAAGGCCTTGGAgatgataaagaaaaacaagggGATTTTGCTTACTGCCGTTTTAGCATTTTCTCTTGGGATAATAGTGACTCGCCATAAGTTGGAATTTGGAGGAGAATAA
- the LOC133676059 gene encoding pectate lyase-like, translating into MGAVKNYMLLVFFALAMQTSTLKAGIANFDEYWKKRAEEAKEASREAYEPNPEKVTKHFNDEVHKSLEGRNSTRRNLGKNKGPCLATNPIDRCWRCDKNWAKNRKKLGGCALGFGRKTIGGKHGKYYRVTDPSDNDMVNPKAGTLRYGVIQDKPLWIIFAHDMVIRLSEELMVASNKTIDGRGANVHIYNGAQITLQFVKNVIIHGIHIHDAKAGNGGMIRDSVDHYGFRSRSDGDGISIFGSTDIWIDHISMSNCEDGLIDAIMGSNAITISNCHFTKHNDVMLFGASDSYSGDSVMQITVAFNHFGRGLVQRMPRVRWGFVHVVNNDYTHWEMYAIGGSQHPTIVSQGNRFIAPPDPACKEVTKRDYAVESVWKSWNWRSEGDLMLNGAFFVQSGNAIKTMNKQGDVINAKPGKYVSRLTRFSGALDCVIGRPC; encoded by the exons ATGGGAGCTGTTAAAAATTACATGTTGTTAGTTTTCTTTGCATTAGCCATGCAAACTTCAACTCTAAAGGCCGGCATTGCCAATTTCGACGAGTACTGGAAAAAGCGAGCTGAAGAGGCCAAGGAGGCTTCCCGCGAGGCCTACGAACCAAATCCAGAGAAAGTCACTAAACATTTCAACGATGAAGTGCACAA GTCATTGGAAGGTCGCAATAGCACAAGAAGGAATCTAGGAAAAAACAAAGGGCCATGCCTAGCAACAAATCCTATCGACCGATGCTGGAGATGTGATAAAAACTGGGCCAAAAACCGCAAGAAGCTGGGAGGTTGTGCTCTAGGGTTTGGACGCAAAACCATAGGAGGCAAGCATGGAAAATACTACCGGGTAACAGACCCGTCAGACAATGACATGGTGAATCCTAAGGCAGGAACATTGCGCTATGGAGTGATTCAGGACAAACCGCTTTGGATTATATTTGCTCATGATATGGTTATTAGGCTAAGTGAAGAGCTAATGGTGGCATCAAATAAGACTATTGATGGGCGCGGTGCTAATGTCCACATTTACAATGGTGCTCAAATTACTCTACAATTTGTGAAAAATGTGATTATCCATGGGATCCACATTCATGATGCTAAAGCTGGAAATGGTGGGATGATTAGAGACTCGGTGGATCATTATGGCTTTCGTTCTCGGAGCGATGGAGATGGGATTTCAATATTTGGGTCAACTGATATTTGGATTGATCATATCTCCATGTCTAATTGCGAAGATGGCCTCATTGATGCCATAATGGGATCCAATGCCATCACCATATCTAATTGCCACTTCACCAAACATAATGAT GTAATGTTGTTTGGTGCAAGCGATAGTTATTCTGGCGATTCAGTGATGCAAATAACTGTTGCTTTCAACCACTTTGGTCGTGGATTAGTGCAAAGAATGCCGAGGGTCCGATGGGGGTTTGTGCACGTTGTAAACAATGACTATACTCACTGGGAAATGTATGCTATTGGTGGTAGCCAACATCCTACTATCGTTAGCCAGGGTAATCGGTTTATTGCTCCTCCTGATCCAGCATGCAAAGAG GTGACCAAGAGGGACTATGCAGTTGAAAGTGTGTGGAAGTCCTGGAATTGGAGATCAGAGGGGGATTTGATGCTCAACGGAGCCTTCTTTGTTCAATCTGGTAATGCAATCAAGACAATGAACAAACAGGGT GATGTGATCAATGCAAAGCCTGGTAAATATGTGAGCAGGCTCACACGCTTCTCGGGTGCTCTCGATTGTGTTATAGGTAGACCTTGTTAA
- the LOC133676221 gene encoding uncharacterized protein LOC133676221: protein MAVRAPLITSAAYLRGTNRPHFLTSKSRFGLQSPTKQLALTIVAMAPQKKVNKYDGNWKKQWYGAGIFYEDSEEVEFDVFKKLEKRKVLSNVEKAGLLSKAEELGVTLSSIEKLGVFSKAEQLGLLSLLEKTASVSPSTLASAALPILVAAVVAIVVIPDDSAGLVAAQAVLAGALGVGATGLLVGSFVLGGLQEAD, encoded by the exons ATGGCGGTGAGGGCACCACTAATAACTTCTGCTGCTTATCTTCGAGGAACAAATCGCCCCCATTTCCTCACCTCCAAGTCCCGCTTTGGCCTCCAATCACCGACCAAACAGCTGGCCCTTACAATCGTTGCCATGGCTCCCCAAAAGAAG GTTAACAAGTATGATGGGAACTGGAAGAAACAATGGTACGGTGCAGGGATCTTTTACGAAGACAGCGAAGAAGTCGAATTTGACGTATTCAAAAAACTTGAGAAACGTAAAGTCCTTAGCAACGTAGAAAAAGCAGGACTCCTATCTAAAGCCGAGGAGTTGGGAGTCACTTTATCGTCAATAGAGAAGTTGGGTGTGTTTTCGAAAGCTGAGCAGCTGGGCTTGCTGAGTCTGTTGGAGAAAACGGCAAGTGTTTCGCCGTCTACATTGGCTTCTGCTGCGCTGCCCATACTGGTGGCGGCAGTGGTGGCTATTGTCGTTATACCTGATGACTCGGCAGGGCTGGTGGCCGCCCAGGCTGTGTTGGCAGGGGCCCTCGGGGTTGGTGCTACCGGCTTGCTGGTCGGGTCTTTTGTTCTTGGTGGTTTACAAGAAGCTGATTGA